The sequence AAGAGAGCATGAAAAAAACATTTTCGCTTTTCCCTCTTTTTAGTAGCTCTGATTTTTTGTAAAACTAGAAATATGAGGGAGATTTCCGATATTCCTGAGCAAAAGATAAATACTAGTTCCACCTACAGCACTTTGGGGGACTGCAAATGAAAGAAAGCACCAAGGCTTTCCTCTTTCTCATCTTTGCAACTCCATTGTGGACTTTAATAGCTTTTGGGATAGAAAAACTCGAAAGTATTTATGGCAAAATTTACCCTGAAATCCTCTTCTTCATCTATCCAACCCTTATTGTGGCTTTAATAACCACGATTTTTCTATGGAAGTTGCAGATTTCTCTCCCAGAATTTGCTGTAATGGCAAGCATCGCTCCCCTCATAGTAGCAATACCAATTTCTATAGTAACGATGATTGAAGACCTTCGCTCCAGCCCTTATCACAGCGATGACCCGGGCTTTTTTGTTTTCCTTCTCTTTTATCTATTTCCCGTGGTTTCCTTCCTTTTAGGGGCATTCATATACTACACCATAGCCCGCTTAAAAGGTGATGCACAATGAGACGTCAAACCGTTATCTTAATGCTGGTTTCCCTATTGCTTTTGCTTCTCTTAATCCCAATAAGACTGGCTATAATGATTTTGCTGGATATAAGTGACATCTCTAAGATTTTGCCACGTAGTGCCTCTTTCTTGCCAGTAATTGGGAGTGTTTTGTCTGCGTTTATTGTGGGATTTTTGGTTAAAATTGTAACATTGAAGATTTATAAAGAAGAAAAACCAGCTAGAATAGCTTTTTTGGCGATCTTTTTCATTGCACTTCTTATCTCTGTGTATACAATCAACGTTCCAAGTATTGGACCCTCTCCACAGAAAGTCATCTACTATACCCTTTATGAAAATGAGGTCTACGTTAACCCCTATTTCGGAGAAATTTCCCTCCCATTTAAAGAAATGGACTGGACAAAAGAATATGGTCTAAGGCTTAGCAGATATCTGAAGAGAGAGGAAGGAATAGTTAACGGAACCGGTGGGTTTGTGTTCCAGAACATAAGCAGTGTTTACATGGGGATTTTTGTTTATCCCAGTCCACACAAGAACCCTAAATGCGAAAACGCTCTCAGAGATCTCGAAGAGATGCTCAAAAATAAAGGATGGCAAAGTATAGAAGTTCCTCCCGAAGCTCTGAAAAAGAGAAATTTCATCGGAAGGCTTATCAATGCCACGATGCTTCAACAAGGCAACAAAGCCGTATACTTAGAATGCTCAGACGTGATGGCATATGGGAGGTTGATAATTCTGTATGGAGAAAAAGAAGAAGTCATTGAACTCGCTTCAATCTTGAGCTAGCTATTCCCTTATGAACAAAGCCGCGCCCATGCCAAAGTATGATGGGCAAGTGTAAGCAGCTTTTATGAGCTTCATTGGAACCTTCCTTAAAACGCCGTAAAGGACGAGCAGCTGCCAGTAGCTGTCCGGCAAAGCTTTGTTTATTAGCTCATCCGGTATCTCAAGGAGCCCTTCAAGTCTATTTTCTTGAATTATTCTCATGATGAGCTCATCATATCCCTTAGCTTCTGGTGCATAGCCGTACGGGCCGTTGCCGTGTGCATGGGCATGGTCCGCACTCGCTATGAAGGCTGCCCTTTTCTCATAGTTTTCAAGGACTTCCCCAACTACCTCACCAAATTTGACGAGCGTTTCTTTCGGAATGTGCCGTGCGGGAGTTAAAAGCACCAATGCTCTCTTTTCCAAGAAGTGGAGAGGGATAAGTTCTCCCCAGGTTAAGGGAAAACGGGAGTATTCCCCGCTCAGCGAGGCAAAGTTTATATCAACCACGGGCAAACCTTCAGTCTTTGCCTTTAGGCATATCTCTCTGGCAAGCTCTTTGTCCGTTTTGTATTCCCCTGGAAGCTGAACTCCAGCAAAGCCGAGCCACGAAATTAGATTCTCAGCCATTATAACCCTAAGGGCTTCACTCATGCGAACATTATGAGGACTTATAAGAACATAAACTTCAGCCTTTGAAAGCTCCCTGCCAATTTCCTTAAGGACTTCTGCAAGCTTTCTCGTCTCCTCGTCCTCTGGCTTGAGAACAGGGTTTCCATGAGGCATCATAGCTGCACTAATTAACATTGCATCACCACCTAAAACATTCCTCAAGGGATTCTAAAGAACATTCTTCTACTTTTGGAGCTTCAATGTGGCTTAAAGTCTTTAATCCAGCCCCGGTGAGAATGCTAACGACCTTCGCTCCTTCTTTAATGACGCCTCTTTCTCTGAGCTTTCTTATTGCACTAACTCCTGTTGCAGAGGCAGGCTGAACAAAGAGACCTTCTCTGCCAAGGGCTCTCTGTGCTTCTAGTATTTCCCCATCTCTAACGGTAACGCATAGCCCGTCAAGTTCTCTCAAACGTCTCAGCACTGCGTTCCCGCTTGGCGGGTAGGGATTTTCTATGGCGTGGGCTATTGTGTGCGGGCTCTCAAACCTCTCTATTCTATCTTTTCCACTGTTGAAGGCTTTGCATATCGGGGAACAGCCTTCTGCTTGAACCACCACAAAACGAGGGAGGTTTTCAATTAACCCACTCTCTTTAAGTTCTAAAAATCCCTTCACAATCCCTCTAAACAGGCCTCCTGAGGAAGTGGGAATCACTACGTAGTCTGGAGTTATTTCCTCAATTATTTCGAAGCTTATACTCTTATAACCCTCAATCCTAAAGGGATCGTCCGAGTTTATGAAGTATATACCCTTTTTCTGGCCTATTTCAAGGCTTTTGTAATAGAGCTCCCCGTAATCTCCATGAACTTTGATGATTTTTGCTCCATAAACTTCTAAAGCTTTGAGTTTTTCTTCTGCTATCGTCGATGAAACGAGGATGTACGTTTCGAGTCCAGCATATGCCCCATAAGCGGCCACACTTGCCGCCATATTACCCGTTGAGACCGTACCAATCTTTTCAAACCCCAGCTGAAGAGCCCTATGAATGCCGAGATAAGTCCCCCTGTCCTTAAAGCTCCACGTGGGATTTGTGGTCTCGTTTTTGAGATAAAGTTTAACTCCAAGCTCCTTTGAGAGCTTTTTTGCCTTTGTTAGTGGGGTGTCCCCCTCTCCAAGACTTAGCTCTGGCTTGAGGTCAAATGGGAAAAATCCGGAGAATCTCTCCCAAACTCTTCTCCCTATTCCGGGAACGCTCTTGAAAAGTTCAAGCTCCAAGGGTTCTCCGCACTCACACCTTTGATATGGCTTTCTCAGAGAGTACCCTCTCCCGCATGCAGTACATTTCAGCATGAATTCACCTCCAACATGCACCGTCATTTGGTTTTTGCGGCTTTCCCCAGAACTTCCCTTATTATCTTTGCAGCAGCAAAAGCACTTATACCTTTGTAATCGTACTTAGGATTGAGCTCCACAATGTCAAAGGCAATTATTTCCACGTTCAAGCTCTTTATTACCTCGACAAGCTCCCTCGTGCTTAGACCTCCAGGCTCAGGATTTCCCACGCCAGGGGCAAAGGCCGGATCTAGGACGTCCATATCAAACGAAAGGTATGCTTTTTCGAATGGAACTTGGATCACTGGGGAACGATAAATCCCCGATGCAGAGATTATTTTTACTCCATGCTCCTTTGCAAATTCGACCTGTTCTCTTGTAGGTGCCCTCACACCAATTTGGACAACGTTCTCCCCTTTTACCCAGCCCTCCTCTATCAATCGCCTTACCGTGCAGGCGTGGGAGTATTCATCGCCATCGTATTCTGGGTACATATCTGGATGAGCATCAAAGTAAATCAAGCCGAAATCCTCGTTTGAGGCTTCTTTAATCGCCTTAAAAGTTGCATAGGTTATAGAATGATCTCCACCTAGAAAAAGGAAGAGTTCTCCATTATAATGCTTCCTAACTATTGCGTTAACCTTTTCAACTAGCTCCTCGAAGGTGTCCGCCTTGATATCACCTAAATCCTTGTAACTCCAATGTTCAGTCAGATTTACTAACTCTTCATTAAAGCTGTTGTAAAGCTCCTCGGAAGTTGCCTCCCTTATGGCTCTTGGCCCTTCAGCGCAACCTCTTCTGAAGGAAGAGGAGTTATCCCATGGAATCCCGAGGATGTAGAGGTTTGGTTTTTTAGATGAAGGGATTCCAAAAAGCATCTACCACACCTTCGTTCCTATTGGAACTTCATCCGGAACTGGTAAAAGGTAAACTTTGCCATCTTCGCTCTCGGCAACTAT comes from Thermococcus litoralis DSM 5473 and encodes:
- a CDS encoding DODA-type extradiol aromatic ring-opening family dioxygenase, with the translated sequence MLISAAMMPHGNPVLKPEDEETRKLAEVLKEIGRELSKAEVYVLISPHNVRMSEALRVIMAENLISWLGFAGVQLPGEYKTDKELAREICLKAKTEGLPVVDINFASLSGEYSRFPLTWGELIPLHFLEKRALVLLTPARHIPKETLVKFGEVVGEVLENYEKRAAFIASADHAHAHGNGPYGYAPEAKGYDELIMRIIQENRLEGLLEIPDELINKALPDSYWQLLVLYGVLRKVPMKLIKAAYTCPSYFGMGAALFIRE
- the thrC gene encoding threonine synthase, producing the protein MLKCTACGRGYSLRKPYQRCECGEPLELELFKSVPGIGRRVWERFSGFFPFDLKPELSLGEGDTPLTKAKKLSKELGVKLYLKNETTNPTWSFKDRGTYLGIHRALQLGFEKIGTVSTGNMAASVAAYGAYAGLETYILVSSTIAEEKLKALEVYGAKIIKVHGDYGELYYKSLEIGQKKGIYFINSDDPFRIEGYKSISFEIIEEITPDYVVIPTSSGGLFRGIVKGFLELKESGLIENLPRFVVVQAEGCSPICKAFNSGKDRIERFESPHTIAHAIENPYPPSGNAVLRRLRELDGLCVTVRDGEILEAQRALGREGLFVQPASATGVSAIRKLRERGVIKEGAKVVSILTGAGLKTLSHIEAPKVEECSLESLEECFRW
- the speB gene encoding agmatinase; the encoded protein is MLFGIPSSKKPNLYILGIPWDNSSSFRRGCAEGPRAIREATSEELYNSFNEELVNLTEHWSYKDLGDIKADTFEELVEKVNAIVRKHYNGELFLFLGGDHSITYATFKAIKEASNEDFGLIYFDAHPDMYPEYDGDEYSHACTVRRLIEEGWVKGENVVQIGVRAPTREQVEFAKEHGVKIISASGIYRSPVIQVPFEKAYLSFDMDVLDPAFAPGVGNPEPGGLSTRELVEVIKSLNVEIIAFDIVELNPKYDYKGISAFAAAKIIREVLGKAAKTK